The following DNA comes from Pyxidicoccus trucidator.
TGCTGCAATCTCTAGCTGGCTGGTCCCTCCTGCTCCTGGTCCTCCTGGCGTCCTCGGCGCAGGCGCAGGACCGCAAGTCCATCATCCGCAATGTCCTCCTGCCGGATGCGCCGGAGGAGGTTGCGAACCCCGTGCACGTTGCAGGCGGCATCGCTTCCGTCCTGCGGTTCGAGCAGCCGGTCGACCCGGAGAAGACGCGGCTCCTGGGGTGGGAAGGCCGCTTCGAGCCGCTAGTGGCCCAGGGCAGGTCCGTGCTGCTGGTCCCGCTCCATGACCTCACGGCGGAGGACCGTTTCCTGCTGCTGGTGACGCTGAAGGACGGCACGCAGTTGCCATTCACGGTGACGGCACTGGCCAAGCAGGTGGACCACCAGGTGAACGTGGCCCCCGACGATGGTGCCCTCGCGTCCGTGCGGGCCCAACTCTCCGATGCGCTCTTGAGGGAGCAACACCACAAGCTGGATGCCGAGCGTTACCGCCAGGAGAAGAACTCGGTGGACCACTCCCTCGCCGCGCTCCTGGTCAGCGGGGCCTCGGGACAGACACCCTTCAGACGGAGGCAGAAGCAACGGCTCGATTGTGATGGGGCGGAGGTGGAGGTGGGGTGGTTCGAGGGGAAGGGGAAGGCTGCCGTGGTGTTCAACGTCCGCAACCGGGACTCGCGGAAGCCGTGGAGGTTGGGGACGGCCCGGTTGTCGACGGCGGAGACGCGGGAGGCCAGGCCCTTCGCGCTGCGCATGGACCAGGAGGAGATTGCGCCGGGCGCTTCGGGAGCCTTCGCGATTGTCGCGGACAAGCGCGCCTTCGAGTCGAAGCAGGGCATCCAGCAGCTCGTCCTGGAGTTCTTCCGGCCCGACGGGGTGGGGCAGTTCCAGGTCGTCCTGGATCAGCGGTACGCGCGCGAGTAGATCCACCGAAATGGACCCGTCCCGAGTGCTCCGTGTCTCCTGCATCGTCCTGCTCTGCGCGTCCTCTGGCTGTACGGCTGCCCTCGGCTCCGTGTCGCTGCGTGCGGACGGGACTCCCGCACCAGAGGAGTGCTCGAAAGAGGCGCTCAGGACGATGCGCATCCTCCGGATGAAGGTGGGGGATGCGGCGGACGTCGAGCTCGATGCCAACCAGATAGACCAGCGGACCATCACACTGCATGACGGGCCCGTGGAGAGCTACCTGGACGGGCCGCTGGGAATGCTCGAAAGCGGAACGCGGCTGTATGGTCAGGTCTGGACGGGCGGGCGGCAGATTGTCGTCCGGTACTACGAGGCGCATCCGGTGGATGGTGATGCCGTGCCCATCTGCGCGGTCGTCCGGGATGCGCGGAAGAAGGCCGAGGTCCATCCTGGCTACGTGGTCCTCGACTTCTCCGGCGCCTCGGTGTTCGTCGTGAACTCCTTCCGGTAGACGCTGGCTCTCTGGGGGGCTTGAGCGTATCGCAGCTACTCCGGGGACTGCATCAGGGACGCTTACGCGGGGACTTCGGCGAGGCCACCCGCTTCTTCGCACGTGGCTTCGACGTAGCGGAGGGTCTTGCCTGCTTCTTCACGCGTCCGCTGGAGGTCGCGGTAGGGGTCTTTGCCCGCGGAGGCTTCGCTCCGGGTTCCACTTCATCGAACTCGTAGAAGCGCCTGCGGACGAAGTACATCGCGTTCATCAGCGCGTCCACGGGCCCGACGCCGAAACTGTAGTCGATGCCTTTGGTGACGTGCTCGAAGGAGAGCGGGCAGTACCAGGTCTCCCCGTCGGGTGCGAGAGCGGGTCGGCCAATGATGATGCGGGAGGTCCGTCGGGTCCCGTCCTCGATCATGTAGTGCCAGTAGTCTTCAGCGATAGGGTCCTCGATGGAGGAGAGCCTGGGGCGCCAGTCCTTCATGGTTCATCCTCCTGACCGCAGTCGTTGGAATCGTCGCATTCGTAGATGGCGCGACACATGCTCTGGCATGCGGCCTTGGAGCC
Coding sequences within:
- a CDS encoding DUF2381 family protein gives rise to the protein MLQSLAGWSLLLLVLLASSAQAQDRKSIIRNVLLPDAPEEVANPVHVAGGIASVLRFEQPVDPEKTRLLGWEGRFEPLVAQGRSVLLVPLHDLTAEDRFLLLVTLKDGTQLPFTVTALAKQVDHQVNVAPDDGALASVRAQLSDALLREQHHKLDAERYRQEKNSVDHSLAALLVSGASGQTPFRRRQKQRLDCDGAEVEVGWFEGKGKAAVVFNVRNRDSRKPWRLGTARLSTAETREARPFALRMDQEEIAPGASGAFAIVADKRAFESKQGIQQLVLEFFRPDGVGQFQVVLDQRYARE
- a CDS encoding serine/threonine protein kinase, with the protein product MDPSRVLRVSCIVLLCASSGCTAALGSVSLRADGTPAPEECSKEALRTMRILRMKVGDAADVELDANQIDQRTITLHDGPVESYLDGPLGMLESGTRLYGQVWTGGRQIVVRYYEAHPVDGDAVPICAVVRDARKKAEVHPGYVVLDFSGASVFVVNSFR